In the Panthera leo isolate Ple1 chromosome C2, P.leo_Ple1_pat1.1, whole genome shotgun sequence genome, atactctctgtctgtctttgtctctttgtctctttcactctcttcaGTTACTTGGTCTTAGTGGttttagaaaacacttttaaaaaaggaaaacatttttcttcttaatagaGCTCatgtcaagttttatttttaatagatccCATTATGTATATCAAATACAACATGGTTGTGTACATAAAATGGTTgtgtatgacttcactcatatgaggactttaaggtacaaaacgatgaacataagggaatggaagcaaaaacaatataaaaacagggagggggacaaatcataagagactcttaaatatggagatcaaacagagggttactggagaggttgtgggagggggatgggctaaatgggtaagaggcattaggaatctactcctgaaatcgttgttgcactatatgctaactaacttggatgtaaattaaaaaaagaaattaaagaaagaaaacaagaaataaaaaatggttgtatatgcaacagaataaaaaatataaagaagtaatgAATAGTTATATATACCCATTGAAATATAGGGTATCTTTGAGGATTGAGAGGAACAgtggaaaaactaaataaatcctAATTTCTCATAATAGACTCTGTACAAAATTGgcatattttaaggaaatgaaatgaatttacaaTTAATTGACCACAGCTTCACAGCAGCCCGGTAGTATGAGCTTGAGCAATTTAGATTTATCATTATAGACTTCCATTACTCTGTTTCAATATGCAGCAAAAATATTCTGAGCATGACatatgaaagaggaaaattaaaatgttcccTATTCTTAATTTTCTTGCTGGTTCTTTTTGTGTTCCCTGTACAATTATGTAAAATCCAATTACTTAAGTCAATATCATAATAGTTAGAAATCTCTACTTTAGTAGTTATGAGAATGTGGTAGCCAAATGGGTTTATAGAGAATGCAGTGTATCTTATACAAGAAAAGCTGCTCTTTGCTTACATCTTCTGCATGAACACTCCTGTCTTCGCACAGGATGTAAATCTAGGTGGGATTTCTCTTCAACTGCATGCAATATCATCTACTTCTccacactatttcttttttattattatcattcctcCATTTGTGCTCTACTTATCCAAATaaatattcttcttaaaaaattttttattgtgtatttatttttgagagagagagtgcaaacaggggaggggcagagagagagggagacacagaatccgaagcaggctccaggctctgagctgtctacacagagcctgatgtggggctcgaatccacaaaccacgagatcatgacctgagccaaagttggacgcttaactgactgagccacccaggtacccctcaaataaatattcttaaatacttCATCATATATCCTGCCACATCCttgtagaatattttttttagcattcatttgccttttccagagacTAAATTTGTAGAAATGCAATTTATTAATGGCACAAAATGCTAATAACTAAATACTCCAATATCTAAGATCTTTGAAAAAGTACTGCTCAGTATTTCCTTGATGTCAAATGCTTAGATAAtgttaataagtaaaatatatactacTTTAGTACCTAGAAGATTGTGACAGTTCACCGTTCTCAGGATGcgtactcttttatttattttactcctTGTAGTGGGttatatggttttaaaataaatagagttTTAAAAGTAGAACTGAGTTTATAATATACTACTAACTGTGTGATTAGAGACAAATAAACTCCTTCGTACTTCAcatgtcttaaaaaaaacagacaaacaagcaaacaaacgaacaaacaaacaaaaccagatacCCAACACAACTCTTTATGTTGCTTCATGGGTTATAAGAATATATTGTTATAGcatgcattattaaaaataaaagcccacaAAATTTTGACCACTGCTTTTAGCAATAACATAAAAGTGAATAGGctaatgatttcaattttttatagctaatttttatttttaggtataagGATGGATCAAttgctaacattttattaaacaatACCCTGAAAGTAACAAATTATGTCGAAGACAACGTCCCTGTCATGAGGGCTCCTCTCACACAAGCTGGCAAGAGTTGGAAAGTAAGTTATAGCCCACAACCACAAAATAATTCCAGTACCTTCCTGACCAGAAGGATTCTActaacaaaacatgaaaaaagaaaaagtgaactaAAAATCCTATTGCAAATGAAATATTGACTAAAACAATCAAATTaaagttctcattttaaattatatcccCCCAAAGCATATTCAATTTAGGTGACAGAaggaaattctaaaattattactCAGGAATTTCCAGTGTTCTCCAATTCCTTATGCAGCATAATATAAATTTGTTACCATGATATCCATGGCCAGATAACCTTTCTGGTTCAAGCTCTTTTCCACTTGCAAAGGGAAAAGGAGGGCCCTTGAACTTCCTCAAACAAGTGCTTTGCACGTTGAACTTGtcctattttctttcctgtgattTTGCTCTGCCTGTCCAAATGCATTATCCTCTAAGTCCCAACCTGAGCtttacatttctggaaaaagtCCTCCGATCTTCACTTCTTTTCTCATGAGATTATGTCAGTCTAACTACAGTTATAGTTAGTTTGTAATGTTGTTGATGGCTGCGTGTCAATTCCATTACACTGTTGCTTAAACTTGCACCCTCCAAGACCTAGCATAAACCCTGGCATATAGCAgggacaaataaatatttatttaatgagctTGTCTTCTTGTATTTGAAATATGAATCCCTTTGAGTAGATGCTTGTTAGCATGAAATATTTGGTAGACACACCTGAAGAAGTTCATAGACAGTAAAGTGCCCATATGATGAACTGAAATGAGGTGTCGAGATACTTAGAGAGTAAAGCTCGTGGTACcagcttcaaagcttcaaaatgaagaaatgtagcTTATGATCAGCTCCATCACTTCTGGTAGATACTAAAAGAAttgaaggtgttttgttttgttttgtgtgtgtgtgtgtgtgtgtgtgtgtgtgtagtgtgcaTAATGGGTCAGACCAACTGAAGAATGCTCTCAGAATACCCAAAGGTATTAAAGCAGAGTCCATAAACCAGAAATTGGTCTCAATTGGTCTTAATTAcctgaaagaaagtaaaaaggtaATCTAAGTCTTGCTATTTCTTCTAGGTCTAGGATGATCAAAGAACGGGTGTGATCCTAACAGACAACTTAGATGTTCTGGAACCGAGAAGTTCATCACAAAAAGTGCCATTTCCCCCCTCTAATTGTGGGTGAACCAGTCATTGAAATTATAAACATCATCACAATTACCACATTCATCTGCAACAGTGGAATAATATTTACCAAGTGAGTAGCTCAACATTATTTTAGATTTATGAAATATCCATGCATTTATTCAGTAGTCCTCACCCGTAATACTTTATTCATGCAGGGAGcaatacaatattgtattttcACTGTCCTATCTCCATCCCAATTGGGTGATAGGTCCAGTGTTCACCGTTAAGAACTATCCCAAGCAGCTCACGTCCCAAATACCCATCTAAATCAGAggttccaaacaaaagaataacTTTGCCTCCAGAGGACAATTGGCAAGGTCTGGAGACATATGCAATTGCCACAACAGAAGTATGGTGTgtgtggggaaggtgggggaggcagttctactggcatctagtggaagaggccagggatgctgctaaacatcttagGACGCACAAGACAGCTCTATCCTAACAAAGATCCAACCCAAATGTGAATAGTGCCAAGAGCCCTGGAAACCACAGAGACAGTAAATGCTTGGTTAAAGTgcaagaaacaaagcaaaaaggtaGAGAATGATAAGAGAAGGGCATGaccaaaggggggggggtggatcaTGACAAAGTAAGCGAATAGAGCAAACATGAGAAATATGATGATGCGAAATAGCACAAGATGGGCAAACAGATTAACATTTATCGTGGAAAATAAATTCTCCGAACGTTGCCCTCTGCCCTAATATGTTTCACGTGCAGAGCTAGGCCTGAGTTGTGTTTTTAGTAGTACTATGCTGGAGAGTGTGGGGTGATCATTAGCAGAAAGGAAATTATTCCTATGAATACACATAAATGTGTATTAAGAGGTTTCAATATTCCAGTGAGCCATCACAAAACTGCTAGAAATCTCTCTTACAAATTAGACATGAGTATCTGAGAAAATGATCTTAAAAAACTATGAACATAATTTTATAAACTGAGAGGAAGATTctttataagtaaaattttaatttaatcttgCTTAAAGTCTTGGGCACGaatttaaactatatattttaggAGATAGGTACTGTCAGCccatattttcaagaaaatagagACCATGGtagttaattttgtttaatgtttattattattattttttttgagagggggggaggggcagtgaaagaggagagagaggatcccatgcagactccatgctgtcagcacagagcctgacttgggactccatttcatgaactgtgagatcatgacctgagctgaaatcaagagtcggatgcttaactgagccagctaggcaccccaccAATAAATCCCTTTTAGGGAAAACCCTATTTGGCATCTATTTATCAAAGGACTACAACTAACACATTGGATCAGCAaccaggtttgtttattttttttttaattttttaatgttaatttttgtttttgagagagagatagagcatgagccaggtaggggcagagagagaagaagacacagaatctgaagcaggctctaggctctgaactgtgagatcatgacctgagccgaagtcagacgcttaactgactgagccacccagacaccccaagatttgtttatttttttatatgaagtgGTAACTTACTCTTTGGATTGTCAGTAATGAGTTTTGTgtgatttactcatttttttttgaaatcatttttgttttattactattgaaacttaaatttttttgtctcCATTACTGCACTTGCTACATGATGGTGAGTTAGAATTGTATGTGTGTGAACTTCATGAAGGCAGGGAATTTAGGCCTTTGTTCAGAACAATGTCTTGTCTATaatcagaaatcaataaatatttttccaacgAATGCCTAACTAAAATAATTCTCTAAAGCAATCAGATGAACAAATCCACCTACCAGGGGAAATAAACCTTTTAACATGCAATATATGACATGTATTTGAATTGTgctttaaatttctcatttcctATTGAGTAACTTATGTCATATGAAACagataatacaaaacaaaacaaaaagatgcttTCCTAATGAAGACAGTCAAAGGTGCGTGATGCATTCAATACCATGTAccatatgaataaaaaaaatggaatgccATAATTCATggtagaaaaaaagtttattttaaatgccaattctagggatgactgggtggctcagtcggttgggcagctgacttcggctcgggtcgtgatctcatggtccatgagtctgtgagttcgagtcccgcatcgggctctgtgctgacagctcagagcctgagcctgcttcgagctctgtgtcatcctctctctctgtacctcctcggctcacactctgtctctctctctctcaaaaataaataaacgttaaaaattgtttaaatgccAATTCTATTTGAAATTTAAGTGAAAGAATTCTAAGATaacaataagagaaaaatcttagaaaGAAAGTAACAGAAGGGATTCTGGGCATTGACATAAGAATGAAACTTCAACATATATCTCATATGtctgatttagaaaaaaaggtCACTTTGTCCACAGTGAATCACATACTTCTGGGAGGACTGTGACGGCAAGTCCTGCTGAAGGAGATGGTCGGTGATTGCAGATATTGGACAAGCTGCATGTTAACATTTCATAAGGTACGAACATAACCGTGAGATAATGGGGGATATTCAGTAAGCTGACCTAAAAAAGCGAGAGCTAAAAGCTGGTTGGTTACAAGTTGACTGGcaactcctggaagaaaaataagttgGACGACAGAAGCTGGACCCACAGCCCAGAGATTGGAAACCAGCGCTCCCATAACCAAAAGACCCAAGGCCAATGTTTCCACATCCCAGAGATCCAGTGTAATTTGTTTGGCAGGGTCCGAAGAAGATGGAATTCTTTGGACGGAAGCAAGATGTCTGGTAGGATCTGGCCCCAGTACAGGATGTCCAGCAGCTGGTGGGCTCACAGTAGGTCTCCTGGCAGCCACCAAAGAGAGAGGAGCCCAGCTGGCAGGTGCTGGGAGAGTAGACTGCATTGCTGGGGTAGAAAGAGTCATAGGTGGAAACGGGGTGCCCCAGGTAACCTCCAAGAGAGCTGGAGGAGAAGCTTCCAGAACTGCGGTTGTAGTGCATGTTGGGGGTTCTGAGTTCAGCTGAGTTGCAGAGAGGTTTGGTGAGTGTGACTGTTACCTTCTACTGGAACCTTATTATATACCCTAGCAATGGGGTAGTAGCATGTGCCCTTTTTAATAAGAATGCTTAATTAGGCTCCAGTCAAAATGAAATCCATTAACCATCAAAGCCCTTTTTTATGAACAAAgacttttaaatgaaagaatctcATTAGTTTTTCAAAGCGATTGTTCATGAGGTAAAAATGTCACCTCTCATTCACCTGGTCTGGGTGGATGAATGTAATTGTATGGTAAGTGTCCCTTTAAGATTGGTGTTTTATTCATCTACCCCTCAAGATATTGTATCGAATGGGTAACACAGTCAGAAATTTGCCATGTTTAAAGTTCTCAAAAAAGTGCTTTGTAGGCTGGAGgggatatttattttgttccaaGTTTAGGAACCCAattgagaacaacaacaacaacaaaatccgtACTCTCTGTTCCCTCTCCCAAATCTTGTGGCCCTTATAGAAGAAATAAACCCCTATGCACTCCTAATTGATGGAAAAGCTGAATGAATATCCTACACATTTGGATTTTGGTTTTCCTACAACACAAGTGCCCAAGCTGCTTTTGTGTGTATAagtatttgatttaaaaacagaGGGTCTAATATCTGCAGGAGTACTTTGAAGATTACATTGTAAAAATACTGAAGTCGGGGAATCCTTGCCCTGAAGTTGACTTGCTTCCTGTTAGAGTCACCGATAAATTGTCAAAAACTCTTCATCCCTATAAAGTTTAAGTAATTTTTTGGTGGTGTTGATGtgattgaaaatgaaagaataagcactacacataaaaaaaatgggTCTTTTAGTCTCACAGTTTCCTCTCATAGGGTGGGAATTTTACTATAGAAGGtaaaggaaatcaagaaattaGGAAAGTGTCTACGCTATGTAGActtcaaagaaataacaaatgtttgaaGAATTCATAGTTACAAATGACTTTTATAAATtgaaatggggtgggggaaatCAGAAAAGACGATAATGTGAAATTCAGAATGAATGCCTTTGATTCTGCCCAGAGAATTAGTATCATTAGTATCTTTCTAGACTCTCCGGCCAAGGTCATCATTGACTGCAAGTGGAGTAGTGCATGGTTACAGGAAATGGCTTAAAATATCCTGTGGGAATGGGCAAACCTCCTAGGATGCCCATCTTCAAAAATTGAAATGTTGTCCAGTGGAAATGAGCTGAGACTCATTCTAGAAAGAACTGAGATTACTAGGTGGAAGCTTTAATGTAAGATTCAGCTAAAAATCTAAGACAAGCCACTGTTGTAGGTAATGAGATTTCCATCTTGAGGGCACTGGGAATAGCTTATCAGGATGTTGTCAATGGGATTCCAACCTGGTAGAGGACTGGAGATAATTGTTAAACTCCCTTCCAAATTGTAGACTTCATGGGTCTGAACTTTTTGAGTAGATGAATTGGTTTTCAAGAATGTTTCATATATTACCCAACATAGTTTGTCCTCTTTCTAAAATAAGCAAATCTTATTTATTAGGTTTCTTAATTATGAATAGCAGAAAGCATTCTACTATATTCCAAaccttcctattttatttgtgtataaaatattgaacattggggtgcctgggtgactcagtcagttgagcatccaactcttgatttcagctcaggtcatgatcccagagttgtgagaaTGAGCCTTGTGGCAGGCCctatgctgagcgtggagacctcttaagactctctctctccatctgcccctctcccccgctgacaatctttctctctctgtctcaaaaacaaaaataaaaacaaaaacaaaaatatggaacACCAAAACATCCGTGTATTCAACTCACCTAAATCGAATTTGCTTGCTTGTTTGGATGTCATCTGCTCTTATATAAGCTGTTTCTGGGGAAGAATATTCTATAAGTCAGgtattagggatttttttttacattcttacctCCACAAAATGGAGGTTTTTGCACTCCAACACTTTTGTTCAGAAGTGGAAAGGAAATGCTCTACggtgaaatgaacaaatcaaacaGCACAGAAGCCACAGGAAGATAAACTTTCTCAATCTCTCTACTTCCTCAAGGTATCAATCTTCATTACCCTACTACATTGAGGTGGAATATGAGTcatagaacaagaaaaaatatgaccattattttagaaattttgtaaTGCTTGTCAGAAACACCTGAAAACAATTTAAGTCAAAGTGATGTATGTTGCTTTCTGAGGCAAGGAAGAATCTCCTTAAGATGGCTCCTTTGGTCCAATACTTCAAGGCAATTACCTTATAAACTTTCTTTAGAACAAGAACATTTTCCAGAGTctggggagttttttttttttttttttaatgatcaacaCTACTTCTGATTAAAGATAGAAATACATTGGGCATTTTTGCCacgttttggttttttaatgctttttcagCAATCCTAGATGAATCACCTCTAACATTCCAAAATAGCATAAagcaatttataatatttaatttataccgcagtaaacacacacatacacacacaagaaagaaaaactaagattgatatatacatatatatatatatatatatatatatatatatatatatatttaagtttatttagaaagagagagagggagcaggtgggggaggacagagagacagagagagagagagagagagagagagagagagagagaatcccaagcaggctccatgctgccagtgcagagcctgacacagggctcgatcctatgaactgtgagatcatgacctgagctgaaatcaagagtccgacattcaactgactgaaccacccaggcgcccccaagattgACTCTTACTAGTTTTCATACACTTTAAGCAAACCCTGAATTCCTCAATTCCCTGAAATAAGGGTATCTCGGTTAATATTTCACTGAAGCCATTCAAATTGagatctgacttttaaaaaatcctcataCATCTTGCATATTACCATTGGTGCTTCCTGATGGCACCATTCATTAAGGAAACTTGCTTGGCAACAATCaatgtatgtttttgtttaaaagaaatgacTATGAATAGATCAGTTAGTTAGCAACTTTGCCATCCAGATGGCAACAATTTGAGGCAGATTGTGAAAGGggtatcaattatttttaattaagccAGCTTTCCTCCTCCCAGACACTGTCTACCTCTAAAGCAGTTCTCTGAGTGATCTGCTGGGTGACCTTTGGTAGAGGAAGATGACTAATAGCTTTGAAGATTCAATGCTATTACCTGAATTCCAAGCCACAAACATTACTGTGCTTTCCAGTTGTAAAACCACAAAAACTACATGCGTTTGATTATGATGATCTTTTCAATTCAATTAAAAGCAGAAGGTAACCTGTTTTTATGTGTCATGCAAACGGCACACCCAATGATAAGGGTATATAAATGCCCCAGTCCAAGATGTGACATTCAAACTCAGAATCTTGCTGTAAAGCACATCTCCTGTCACCATGTCCCACAACTGCTGCTCTGGAAACATCTCCTCTCAGTCCCTTGGGGGGTTCCTGCGCTACCCAGGATCTTCCTGTGGATCTCTCTACCCCAACAACCTGTTCTTCAGCACTAATCTCCACTCTCCCAGCAGGTGCCAGCTGGGCTCCTCTCTCTACAGTGGTTGTCAGGAGACCTGCTGTGACCCCACCGGCTTCCGGACATCCTACCTGGTGTCCAGCCCCTGCCAGACGTCCTGCTACCGACCAAGGACCTCCATGTTCTACAGCCCCTGCCAGACAATGTATTCTGGGTCTCTGGACTTTGGCTCCAATGGCTTTCAATCTTTTGGTTATGGCTCTCCCTTTCTGGGCTTTGGATCCAGTGGTTTCCAATCAATGGGGTGTGGTCCCAATGCTTTTTCATCCCTGAGTTGTAGATCGAGCTTTTATCGTCCAATGTCCTTCTCTTCTAGAAGTTGCCAGTCTGCTTTTTACCAACCAACCTGTGGATCTGGCTTCTACTAATCTTATGGTTGAACATAATACCTCCTATGTCTAGAAATTTAACGCAATAACTACTATATCAAGATCCATGCGACCTATTGATCTCCTGTCCTATCATTAGCTTACAAATTTGACTTATACTGTTACCTATTATGGATTAGAAATAACTTGAGTTCCAGTAATTGGAAAATACATTCATTGAAGAAAGATGTTGAAGCAGTTTTCTTGTAGTTATATAGATGTAGTACTGAGGCATGTTTCTTTCTTAATATCAACTAGTTATTTCTTCTAGtgcatttgtttcaaattttacaaaatggaaaaatataagtttaaataaaaatatattatatgacCTTCACATATaagattttcatattatttgtttACTCTGTGTCTTCAAAACTACTTTTAAACATCTGAATGGATATTTCTGATATTTgtgtttatcatttaaaattttttttattttagccagtaaagtcatcagggcacctggatggcttgagtaagcatcagactcttgatttcagcttgggtcatggtctcacagggtgtgagttccagccccatgtcaggctctatgcagacagtgcagagcctgcttgggattctctctccctctctctctgcccctcgccttctctcatgctctctctctctctgtcaaaataaataaataaacatttttttaagtcaaatcaTCAACTGTCTTTTTGGTTTGAAAGAAATGATTTCATCTTTAATGTCTACTCCATATCTTCACATGATAAAATCtagacatatattttttattgaaaatttttttacatttatttatttttgagagacagagtgagacaaagtgagaatgagggaggggcagagagagagggagacacaggatctgaagcaggctccaggctctgagctgtcagcacaaagcccgacgcggggctcgaacccacagaccgtaagatcatgacctgagtcgaagtcggactctcaactgactgagccacccaggtgcccctagacatatatttttaagaaaacaaacaattgtGGCCTTTTGTTCTGTATGGAGTGAgaaatttcaatgtttttatgcagaataattataaattgtaaaGGATATTAAACATACtacataattttagaaagaagatTACTCTAATAACTGTATCCTAAAATATAAGAGAAAGTGGACTGAAGTTCTCCAGTAGTAAGTTAGACGTTAGTGAATTAGATTTGGTGAGGCTTCCATTAACCCCATTCTGCTGACATAGAAGAAATCAAGTctcaagtgttgaatcactacattgtacatctgaaactaatatagcactgtgtgttaactacaatggaattaaaataaaattttaataataatgggaa is a window encoding:
- the LOC122198646 gene encoding keratin-associated protein 13-1-like; this translates as MSHNCCSGNISSQSLGGFLRYPGSSCGSLYPNNLFFSTNLHSPSRCQLGSSLYSGCQETCCDPTGFRTSYLVSSPCQTSCYRPRTSMFYSPCQTMYSGSLDFGSNGFQSFGYGSPFLGFGSSGFQSMGCGPNAFSSLSCRSSFYRPMSFSSRSCQSAFYQPTCGSGFY
- the LOC122198778 gene encoding keratin-associated protein 15-1, producing MHYNRSSGSFSSSSLGGYLGHPVSTYDSFYPSNAVYSPSTCQLGSSLFGGCQETYCEPTSCWTSCTGARSYQTSCFRPKNSIFFGPCQTNYTGSLGCGNIGLGSFGYGSAGFQSLGCGSSFCRPTYFSSRSCQSTCNQPAFSSRFFRSAY